A genomic stretch from Suncus etruscus isolate mSunEtr1 chromosome 17, mSunEtr1.pri.cur, whole genome shotgun sequence includes:
- the IKZF5 gene encoding zinc finger protein Pegasus: protein MGEKKPEPLDFVKDFQEYLTQQTHHVNMISGSVSGDKDAEALQGAGTDGDQNGLDHPSVEVSLDENSGMLVDGFERTFDGKLKCRYCNYASKGTARLIEHIRIHTGEKPHRCHLCPFASAYERHLEAHMRSHTGEKPYKCELCSFRCSDRSNLSHHRRRKHKMVPIKGARASLSSKKMWGVLQKKTGNLGYSRRALINLSPPSMVVQKPDYLSDFTHELPSIQADSYDGLAKSAAPGGLPRDPQELLVDNPLNQLSTLAGQLSSLPPENPNPTSPDVVPCPDEKPFLLQQPPPPPPPPSSAQAMVAAVTAGVTQTASPTSPDPRPALGPRNYSPVAGPSSEPSAHTSTPSLGNSQPSTPAPPLPLQDPQLLHHCQHCDMYFADNILYTIHMGCHGYENPFQCNICGCKCKNKYDFACHFARGQHNQH, encoded by the exons ATGGGGGAAAAGAAGCCCGAGCCTTTGGACTTCGTGAAGGATTTTCAGGAGTACCTGACGCAGCAGACACACCATGTGAACATGATCTCAGGCTCAGTCAGTGGCGACAAGGATGCTGAGGCCCTGCAGGGAG CTGGTACAGATGGGGATCAGAATGGGCTCGACCACCCCTCTGTCGAGGTGTCTCTGGACGAAAATTCAGGGATGTTGGTTGATGGGTTTGAAAGGACTTTCGACGGGAAGCTCAAGTGTCGGTACTGCAACTACGCCAGCAAAGGGACGGCCCGGCTCATCGAGCACATCCGGATCCACACAG GTGAGAAGCCGCACCGGTGTCACCTGTGTCCCTTTGCCTCCGCCTACGAGCGGCACCTGGAAGCCCACATGCGTTCACACACAGGCGAGAAGCCCTACAAGTGTGAGCTGTGCTCCTTCCGCTGCAGTGACCGCAGCAACCTCTCCCACCACCGGCGCCGCAAGCACAAGATGGTCCCCATCAAAGGTGCGCGGGCATCTCTGAGCAGCAAGAAAATGTGGGGTGTCCTGCAGAAGAAGACGGGTAACCTAGGCTACAGCCGGCGGGCGCTCATCAACCTGAGCCCCCCGTCCATGGTGGTACAGAAGCCTGACTACCTGAGCGACTTCACCCACGAGCTCCCCAGCATTCAGGCCGACTCCTACGACGGGCTGGCCAAATCTGCGGCACCTGGTGGGTTGCCCCGAGACCCCCAAGAGCTCCTGGTGGACAACCCACTGAACCAGCTTTCCACGCTCGCGGGACAGCTATCCAGCCTGCCCCCTGAGAACCCCAATCCCACTTCCCCAGATGTGGTCCCCTGCCCGGATGAGAAGCCATTCCTGCTGCAGCAACCCCCACCACCCCCGCCACCACCGTCATCTGCCCAGGCCATGGTAGCTGCCGTGACGGCCGGTGTCACCCAGACCGCCTCCCCTACCAGCCCCGACCCGCGGCCAGCGCTGGGCCCCAGGAACTATAGCCCCGTGGCGGGCCCCAGCAGTGAGCCCAGCGCGCACACAAGCACGCCAAGCCTGGGCAACAGCCAGCCCAGCACCCCTGCGCCCCCACTGCCCCTGCAGGACCCACAGCTGCTCCACCACTGCCAGCACTGTGACATGTACTTTGCCGACAATATCCTCTACACCATCCACATGGGCTGCCATGGCTACGAGAACCCCTTCCAGTGTAACATCTGTGGGTGCAAGTGTAAGAACAAGTACGATTTCGCCTGTCACTTTGCAAGAGGGCAGCACAACCAGCACTGA